taaaagactttcttccactttcttttgttgttttttttggtcagcAACAGGCAGCTACTTTAAGGGTCATGCTACCTTCCAAGAGCAGAGCAACTGAGAGAGAAATAGTTGGCAGCTACTTACTGTAGCAGACAAAAAGAAgcatttagcaaaaaaaaataaataaataatgtatttcagAGAATAGGCACCAGTTGGTGAGACACAAATGAATGATTATGTTAATTGTTTCTGCTTGATGTGTAATAGCTAATAACAGTTTCTTAACAAAGTTGACATAAAAGAACAATAACACACATAGATGATGCACATGTTGGGCTCATAACTTGTTTTATCTGCTCCTGTGTGgctaaaactgtttaaaatagtttgcttttgaaaaattattGTCAATACtaagtacacctgtacaatctagtGCCATCCAATACAGCATCTCTGCCATCTTAAGAGGAGGTTCGAAtattttggccccctcattcgtTGTAAATGgggtggccaaaatattagaaccacttcttaatataatgcacccCACCACCCACTATAAccctaataataaacagagagtagaattatcacctttctgaaagtTTCAACATAAagactgagaaattctaacattgtaaaagtagaattcatggcagagctctTGGATTGCATTGGATTGTAAGGTTACCTGTGAAGTGGCTAGTCTGGCTAGTGAGTGTATATTGAATGCAAAGATAAAGGGCCTagtcatatttgtatttatatctTATAGGAATATCTGTAGGCTTAGGAATTGTGGGTTGTGCTGTTACATCTAAAGACATTTAGATGTCTAAAGAcatctaaatgactaaatgtaaatgtaaatgtaaatgtaaagagcCTGAGACATCTGTATTTTCAGACTGCAAGGCAAAGGAAGAAGTTTTTATTACTTAAGCATTACCAAAAGTAATcgaaactttaaaataaaaggagcATGGACAATGTAGCCATGTTGTGGAAATGAGCTTTCCACAGCCCAGACAAACATCATCTGTGAGAGCAggccttttttttctcagcaacaCTGTGTGCAGTCTTGTCGCAGGCCCGTTTGATCAACAGGTGTCAAATTATCACTGTGGTTCCCATGACTCAGTCGGTGTGCAACTGCAGATTTGGTGAGTGGGCGCTTCGGAATAATATTGCTTCCCTTCTCTGTGAACTCCCGACGTGCTCTCCCTGTCCCTTCCTCTTTCACAATGACTCATTGTGTTTCTTTCACACTTTGCACCACACCGCTCTGTCCGTCTCTCACTAAAAGCATCTCTCACAAAGGCGCCGTCATGTTTTCTTGTAAGCTGCTGGACCTGACAGATTGCAACAGTCTCGTAGTATTCTGATGCTCTGAGCAGAAGTTTGAAAAAGAAGTGTTTTACATTACTGTAAAATGCTAATGAACATTTCTGTGTTGTCATTTTCCCATGCAGCTCATTAAAAATAGGTgttaagttttcttttctttcaacaACCATATCCATATCTTTCTCTGCCACTTTGATAAAAATCTTATCAGTCCACGTTttgtggatgttttattttgttttaagggGCAATTCAGCTATGCATGCTTAAACCATGCTTAATCTTGGCTCTGGCAATTGTAACAGCTGGGGGCAGTCAGTAGGTATAAATCATGCACTCGGTAGGCCCTGTGTATGTGTACTCCACCCCGGTGCCCATGTAGCCAAGATTTAGTGAGAAGTGAGAAGAAAATGTGAGACTTGGGGTCACGACTCGGCCCAGGATTGGAGGCACTTCTTAGCCATTATTATGATATTAACAaatctgttttgcttttcttttaaatgtcacttCCTTCGTTAGAGCCACAGAACCCCAAAAGATGTTTGTCACTGGAAAAACTTTGAAGTGGGTATGGTAAAGCTAATAGctttttgtagtttgtagttTTTGCAGCTCTGTTACAGCTCTGTATAATAATGCAGCCTTGCAAATGAAGAGAGTTGAGTTgaacttattttaaaagctcCTTATCCTCCTCCTTTACTGCAGCAAGTAGTTCCTTGCAGATGCGTTCTGAGATTGTGAGGAACTGAAGCATTGCAAATCAATCAGGCAGTCTTTTGATTCAAAGGGAGCCAAACTGTGTAAAGTTAATTAAGTCTGATAGATGTGTTTGCTTTCATAGCTGATTACGGTGCCCAGCAGAACCCCTGAGTTTGTACTTCATCGAAATACTTCCGGAATCTATCAAGGGCTCTGTTTTTTACACCCTTACCCTCTCGTTAATTAAGTTGGCCCTGATAATTTTAGCTGATGATTGGAATCCGGCCAAAGGAACATGGACAACACTGTCTTCCTCCCCTTATCCTCAGCAGCTTAGCTTAAAggttaaaattttaaacacatGATTGTAATGACTGTAAACCATTAAAGGCAGGCCCCAGAGAGATATTTTGTTTCCCAGAAAAAAGAAGGCCAACAACATCTTTGCAGTTAAGATCTGTAATTAATAATGGCCTCTTTTCAGGTGTCAGCCAGACTGTCCAAAGCCCTTCCAGGATTACATGATAAGTGTGTTACAGTTCAATTGTCCATCAAAGGAAATAATGAATAGGTCCAGTCTCAGTGAACTAATTTGGCGCTTGAGTAATGAGGAGTGTTGATGAGGTATTCAGGCCCGTTCTTCCTGAGCCAAATCTGGTGTCTGAGTCTCCACAGGGTTATTCTCAAAGCTAAACTGTTGGCCATCAATTTGAGAGTCAAACAGATCTTACCAAAACATTTCTCCAAGTTGATTGCTACAATGACTGCTACACATGTAAAAATGTCCTGCATTTGAATATACAagcagggggagggggggcataTAGATATATAAACACAGATCAATCTTTCTTTGCCACAGACATTGGTGCTTTTTTCCACTatgtcttttgttatttttgcttttggacAGAGTATCCGGCTCTCCTGCCAGATTGTGTTATATCACCAAGAACATGgatacaaatgtgttttcagttaaTAACTCACTTCATCGGTTTTTCATGGTAAGAACAAAAAGGAGgtaagaaaggaaaaacataactgagtctttttgtctgtctgtttattcTGCATTGATGCTAATGTGAGAAGGAGtccagtgaaaatgaaaaagagaaatggatTTCTATTGCTTCCCTCTATGGCGTTGTTTATTAAAGTGAAACTTCTGCAATTGCAGTGAATAGATTAAAGACATATGTGGCTTGTACAATTGCTTTTATTCAAGTGATTTGTCACATTAGAAGtccattttcacatcttcagcATGAAGCATTTGGCTGATAACTGAAGCAATACCCAAAGCAAAATCTCCACCAGCTCAGCAAATGAAGAGTACTACTAACTGTAACAAAAAACGtccccagaatttccaaaagtagaatgggaggtagagcctttagctatcaagctcctctcctgtggaaccagctcccagttcagattcgggaagcagacaccctctctacttttaagtctaggcttaaaaccttcctttttaataaagcatatagttagttatagttatgctgccataggcttagactgctgggggacccaccccccaatgcactgagctcctttcctcctcttgaccatctctcctctcctctcatccagcaattgtcaccactgtatgtcattaactctgtgtgttctctcccgtagttgtctttgtcctcctctgtccccctctctctgtccctttctgcaggtgtcccccggctttgaagctgtgtgtcttccagcgtgaagctactgatcctaccaatctgccagatgttttgttgttgcttttgttgctctgttcttttctctctcccctttccactcaccccaaccggtcgaggcagatggccgtccaccctgagccttgttctgctggaggtttcttccgttaaagggagtttttcctctccactgttgcctatggcttgctccagggggaattgttgggttctctttatatatctttataatcttgactttattctgtaaagtgccctgagatgactttgttgtgaattggcgctatataaataaagttgaattgaattgaattgaacatgaTATAgcaataataactaataataataataataataataataataataataataataataataataataataataatattattattattattaagaggatgacttgcaaaaaaaaaaaagaattcctaatgtgtttttgttcaacACCCTACACAAAATTCTTGATCAGCTCCTTATTCATCTACAAAAGATGCTCCTCTAATCAGGATCAAACTCAAGGGTCTTGAAAAAAATTTGGTACAGAAGGAGGACCTGCACACAGGAAtgaatcaagaaaacaaaaatattgatttgtattatttatcagCGCATACAAAATGTTATAAAAGTATAAGGCAGGGTTTAGTAGAATTGTAATAATTgacaacaacacagacaaaggAAAATGAATTGATCCCAAATAATGATGGAAGAACCTGAAAATTAATCATCCTGCCATCACCATCTTATAAATATTTgcatgtggaaaataaaaaaacctctgTGAGACTGATGGAAGCAGTTTGTGCCAACTGCCTGAAATATAGCTGATGTTAATTTGACTGATCAAAACTGTTCAGAACTAACATGTACTGTGTAACAATGTCTTGCAGAATGGTACGCCTTTAGTTTTCTTTCATTACAGAATTCcagcacaaaaacactgcagttaTGCAACTTTATTTGCTTGAAGTAACAATCATTATCCCTTGAAAATTACTGACTATTATAGCCAAAATAAAATTAGCCAGGACTCCCTGGCTAAAGAACAAGTCCTTTAGCTGATGTCATGGCAGAGCAGCTTAAGTGTCGTGGAAAAACAGTAAGAGGGACTCTGTACTGTTTCGATATAATGCAACCACACTAGAATCAGAGACTTTTAGCAGCTAGGGTGTCTGGTGCTGTTGGACATCTTTGGAGCATGAGCTCTGCTGAGTGGAACTGAGCTCCAATGGACTGGAAAATATTTCTGTAGCTCAGTGTCAAACCTCTGCCATTTGGCACAGTCTCCTCATTACCGTCAAATATACCGAAAAAGATGACAAAACCCTCACTGGACCATCACACCGATAGAAGCTAAACTTAAACTCTAAATTCTTTActtgtgcaaacacactctTTGcacatgtaaatggtaaaaagaaTAATTCTGGCatatatacaaaatacattatGATGTGACTTTAAATCTTTGTAAGTCTtacagggttagggttagggttagggttacaACACTTCTTTCCCAATAAAATTGGAAATCCTTTTGCATTCTTTATTTGGTGATTGAAAAACATGCCACAAAATGAGACCGTACTGTAGTAATCTGCTGGCTGTAGAATAAAAAAGCTCTTTGCTATATACGATGTATGTTGTTTTCCATCAACTACATAAAAAACAGGGGGTTATCCACACTTGAATATAACATTGCAGAATTCCAGCATGAAATACAAAGGGAGTACTTATTGAGTTTTTCCACGTGCATGTGCTTTCTCCAACAGAGCAAACTGCTCTGAAGGAAAACAATTGAAATTGTATGAACAACAAAATCCAACTATGACCTGATATGATAAAACACTTCTGTTTTAACACTGAGAAACATTGTCATGCCAAATGATACACCCGATTCTTCTTGTTGTAGCTGTATGTTTAGGGCTGTGAACTGTAAATCATATTAAGCTGCAGATGTCTGTTCAACAAACAACTACCGCTCGACTTTATTCTGCCTGAACACATGAATACAGTTATGAAGATAAAACTAAAACAGGTGCACTAAAGGTAAAGGAAAAGATATGGGTTATGAGATACTGGATCAATGATCTATCAAAACTTCTTACCAgcagtattttaaaacatttttacacagttaTAAATCATATAATGATCACAGCTTGAGCTTTAGTTTATTGAttaaaaactgcacacacacaacaacagttatattttaattacCACAAATCATTGTggatttgaatttgaaattgaACTGTATTATATTTTCACTGGTTAGCAAAGGAATTAAATGGGTCAGAGCACACAGTATACTGGATAATTTCATGCCAGAGGCCTGCTTACAGAAACAAGCTGGGCCATAGgaaacacaaactttttttttggtgaaattttacaaatgtacacaaataGTTTAGATTGTCTCTCCCCAAAGagaaacttttaatttttacagcTGAAGCCTATTAGCAGCAGTTAGTGCTGGATTAAATCTGGGGGGCTGCAGCTGCTCAGTGCAGTCACTCTATGCTTGTCACAGTAACAATCAGAAAGACTCGTgggaagaaacagaaacagtcaTTTCAGCAAATGCCACCCAGTTGCAACTACAGACAGTACCAGTTACTTATTTCTTCATCTGTAGCCCTCTCCATGCAGAAACCAGTTGCCTGaattaatttcaatttaaatcagTTAAAGCTGCTTTCTGTTGCTTGCAACTTTTCTAACTTTTCttcttcaaaaacatttttttcttccttcaagGTTCAGTAGGATGCTAaatgacaaacttttttttaatcgtCTGATTATTTCCACTCTCACCAAATGTAATCCAATGCCTATAGGAATTCAAAGTTTAGCTGATGACTTTATGAATTAGAGAATGTGCGCAGCGGTAGTTCAGCTCCACTGATGTTGGTGTTTCTATCAGACTCGATGTTGCCTGCTTGTTCCATTGTGCTCTTATGGACCATCTTGTACTTTGTCTTCATGTCCCTCAACAGCAACAGAGCGTctttatattcttttttgttAACACCTTTGCCGTGTAGGACGCTACCTGAACAGAACAGAaagtgttatatatatataaggtgAAGTCATGAAAGGTAAAGTTGACGAAGACTGATTGTATCTGAAATGTGCATACTTAAGGAGACTTCTCTTATCGATGTAGCCTCTTTGATTTCTTTGATCATTTTATCAACCCGTTTATTTGGCTGCCTTATTAGTTGTAATGTTGGAAGAGGTTTAATCTgcaaacaaaaacttaattttaaagtCAAAACATGAATGTGATAAAACTTTTTCTTACAGTTCCTGCCAGATTTAATGGAATTTGAGCATAAATGCTTAATAATGTTGTACAGTAAAATATCAAacccttctctctttttctttgtattgtgTCTGGATGTCATCAAGTTTTGGTTTCGGATCTCTGTAAACATTCAGATTCTTCAGTGTGTGCTCCAGCATCCGAACAGCTGTTTGAATTCCTGTtgaaggggggggggagcaTAAATATTCCCTTTCACTATGGGGCTATTGTATAGCCAAACTCCTTAGAGCTTGgggaaaatgtacaaacataAATAGCTGCAGATGAAGTTACAGTCCTCACTCCTCACCAATGTGCTCCACCACACCGGGATTTGGTTTTGCATCCATCAACATTTTGTAATAGTTAACATTTTCAGGAACGTCCTCTTTCTCGTCTCCCTCTTTCTTCGCTGGAGTCTCTTTCTCATCAGCTTGAAGATAAAACTCATATTCGTAAACGTCTGCCTGAACATGAAATAACATGCAGCAAAGAGTGACAATAAACTCTATAGATTCTTATCCACcatattttttaatcatattcATAAACCTAAAGgtagaaatcatttaaaattcacaaaacctgaacacatacacacctgaGTAACAAAGAAGTGCTTTGTATTTTCTCTGATGGCGTTACTTTGCTTATTTTTAGCCTTAGGTTCTGGTGCTCTCTTGAAAGTCACCTCACCTTTATCAACCTGAATTTGGGCAGGATGAGGTCCATTCCTCAACGCTGGCTTCTTTGACACGCGTGGGACTCTATTTTCCACCTGcaatataaaaaatgtcaaaagaaatCTCAGTGATAGAATGACGAAATCTGGAGGCTGAGTTTTCACATCAATGCTGCAGAGCAGATCAAACCTTCAATTTTGGATCAGTGGACACGTGCAGTGGAAGCTTCACAATGTCTTGTGGCTTCTCACGCTTTATTATTATCCCAAGTCTCTCTTGAAGGTAATAGGTCAGTAAGGGGGGATctcctgtgtttaaaaaataagtgAAGTATATTTCAGCATTTCAATTTTGAAATATGTAAAGACTGCCTTTCATATAAGATTACCTTTTCTTTGTGTGGTCAGAGGGTTGGAATTGATATCTATTTCACAAAGCTTTGGGAATAGGACGACAGCCATCAAAGATTCTTCCTCTGCAATCTGACGAAAAAATGCTAATGAGACACTTTAgagagttttttcttttttttttctccgtATGAAATGGTAAACGCACCTTGTTGTCAGCTAAATTGAGAAACTGAAGCTCAGGTAGTGGCAAATTGGATCTGAAAACTGAATACTCCTCCCAGTTTTCGTTGTGAATGATCTAGGGGGATCACCCATAAGttcaaagcacagatttagaaTATtggcaataaaaacacattgacgAAACATCTCAAACAATGATTTACCTCTGAGATGCACTCAAAcctttttacacatttggaaATCGACCCAGAGGCTggataaacagtaaaaaagtatcagaataattaattatttacagGAAGCAGTAAAAACTCTGACCTGTAGATTCACTGAAAAGTTATTTACAAATGACATTAAGAACATTTACCAGGTGGCTCTTGTTTAGCCTGCTCTTTAACAGAAGTCTGGGCCGTGATTGAATGGCCTATAAGTTGCAAATATGGTACTTCAGAAATGCAGTTCCCCTGTAGATTTAAGTGTTTTATCCTGTAATagacaataaagaaattttCAGTTCTATTATAGTACTATTATTTTTTCCTTAATTTGGCATCTTTGTAAGAGACAAATGTGTCAGTGATGACAAGAAGTGCAAAACTGATACAGCTGCAGCTGATTATCTTTTTTTCCATGTTAAGACAGTGGAGATGCAGAGGCATGTGATCTTGCTGCATGGTAAACCGTCCAAAATATGTTTCCAGTTTTTAGGTTTCTTTtctgatttgaaaaaataaaaaaaggaaagaaaaagttgTCTGGGTAGCTGGTAATTGAGGGGTTAAGAGGTGTACTATGTAACTGCAACGCCCACAGTTTGAGTCCTTGCCAGTGGATCATTGTTGCATGTCATACCCCTCTGTCTTTGATAGTTTGCTGTTTCCATACTGTCTGCTGTCAATTAAAGGCATAAAAAGCCTCAAAATGGCCTGTATTATATTTATGCAACCTGAATGGTACAACACATAGCAAGTAATTTCACTATGACTTGGCGGAGACCACATCAGACCACATCAGGACCTTTTAAGGTTTGTAAGACTGCCAAAGACTTCAGAGGACAGTTTGTTGTCATCCAGCATCAGGACTTCAAGAGCACTAAATAGTGTGTCTTCTGTAGCTGGCCTGCACAATACAAAGTACAACAGTACAATCAaataacaaattataaacaTATACACCCTAATAACCATGTATTAATTTTATAAGGTAGTTCGTTAAGTATGGCTAAGTTTGGCAGTATGGTGGcccaaactttatttaactgGTTTGCAGGTGTATTACTGTAAATAACTTTACACAATTCTATTTCACAAGAATCAGTAGAATAAATTTGGAACATTTGGtcaattttaaaacactttctAAAGCAAAGTAAGCCAATAACAAAGTGGGTTATTAAATTATAACCAATGTAGTGATGACATATAACAGTGGATCCAAAAGTTAATTCTACCAAATGATGACTGACATACAGTACCTGGTTTTAAATATCACTATAAAAATTAAGAAC
The Channa argus isolate prfri chromosome 24, Channa argus male v1.0, whole genome shotgun sequence genome window above contains:
- the xrra1 gene encoding X-ray radiation resistance-associated protein 1: MTAPSSKCNGGQSYSTKCFPSRTLLRQRREGAGHWVAAYRNTKKQNYRNVPRRIKDNSKNNREAGAAGNTLDEYFLLHLHCVDRPSELCSVDISEQNLNSVKPEELEVFYNVVYIDASINSLRLGSFSSFGSLRELDLSVNRICNMMFDAADFPFLEVLNLSYNYLSNEDIVSIGRLPCLKVLHLTGNQLQCLLPELPATEDTLFSALEVLMLDDNKLSSEVFGSLTNLKRIKHLNLQGNCISEVPYLQLIGHSITAQTSVKEQAKQEPPASGSISKCVKRFECISEIIHNENWEEYSVFRSNLPLPELQFLNLADNKIAEEESLMAVVLFPKLCEIDINSNPLTTQRKGDPPLLTYYLQERLGIIIKREKPQDIVKLPLHVSTDPKLKVENRVPRVSKKPALRNGPHPAQIQVDKGEVTFKRAPEPKAKNKQSNAIRENTKHFFVTQADVYEYEFYLQADEKETPAKKEGDEKEDVPENVNYYKMLMDAKPNPGVVEHIGIQTAVRMLEHTLKNLNVYRDPKPKLDDIQTQYKEKERRIKPLPTLQLIRQPNKRVDKMIKEIKEATSIREVSLSSVLHGKGVNKKEYKDALLLLRDMKTKYKMVHKSTMEQAGNIESDRNTNISGAELPLRTFSNS